GCGTTGGCCCAAAGGCACGCTGCTCTCGATCCAATCAGCCGCGCGTTTGGCCGTGCCCAGGCAGCTCAGGTCGGCCACCGGCACCAGGCCCGCGGACTCGGTGACCAGCATCGGTCGCACGAAGCTCAGCTGCAGCACCTGCCATCCACCGCCGATAATCAGCAGCCCGGCCAGCAACCAGCGCAACGGACGCCAGGGCATGGCGCAGGCGCCGTGGGCCACGACCAGCGCCAGGGCCGGCAGCAGCGGCAGAATGTAGCGGCTCTCCTTGTGCGGCAGCGCACTTAGCACCAGGTAGCCCACGACGATCCAGACCACCGCGGGCAGCAGCTCCAGCCGACGTCTGCAAAGCGACGCGACGCCGCCCGCGAGCACGATCAGCGCGCCGGGCAGCAGTAAGTGGTGAGTTAATAAGTTTTCCAGGTAGTAGGTCCAGTGCGAGCCCGAGTCCAGGTAGGTCGGGTCGATGGTCGAGTGCACGCGGATCGCATGCCAGTCCATCACGCCGAAATACCACGGCGCGAGCAGCGCCAGCCCCAGTGCCGATCCCAGGGCTAGGTTGATCAGGCGCGGCCCGATCCGGGCAGCCTCGGACCGCCGGGCATCCCGTTGCCAATCGAATACCGCCCAGGCCGCGGCCGCGGGCAGCGCGACGATCAGGAAGTTCCACTTGATCAGCATTCCTGCGCTGAACAGCAGCGCGGCGATCAGCGTCTCCCTGCGACGCGACAGGCCATCGCTGCGCGCGACCCAGGCCAGGAAGGCCGGGGTCCACAACGCCAGGGCCATTTCCTTGGAGGCCACGCGCAGGCCCATGGCCAGCGAGGGGATCATCCCCAGCAGCGAGGCCGCCAGCAGACCCTCGAGTCGGCCGCCGATGCGACGTCCCAGGTCGTACATCCCCCAGCAGCCGATGCCCAGCAGCAGCAGGTTGAGCCACAGCGCGCTCGCCGGACCGAACCCCGCGACCGCCATCACCAGCCCCAGGCCGATCTCGTACAGCGGCGGGAAGTAGTCGTTCTGCCCTAACGCGCCGATCAGCTTGTCCGCGCCATCGCCGTTGAGCAGCATCTTCAGCGCGGTGGCGTATTCGTCGCCGCGCTCCAGGTCGAACACGCCCAGCGGGCAATCGGCGATCAAGACCCAGGTCAGGCCGACCAGCAGTTGGAACAGCAGCAGTGCGGCGATGATCGTCAGCGGTC
The nucleotide sequence above comes from Candidatus Alcyoniella australis. Encoded proteins:
- a CDS encoding glycosyltransferase family 39 protein translates to MRIFARARDVVGRPLTIIAALLLFQLLVGLTWVLIADCPLGVFDLERGDEYATALKMLLNGDGADKLIGALGQNDYFPPLYEIGLGLVMAVAGFGPASALWLNLLLLGIGCWGMYDLGRRIGGRLEGLLAASLLGMIPSLAMGLRVASKEMALALWTPAFLAWVARSDGLSRRRETLIAALLFSAGMLIKWNFLIVALPAAAAWAVFDWQRDARRSEAARIGPRLINLALGSALGLALLAPWYFGVMDWHAIRVHSTIDPTYLDSGSHWTYYLENLLTHHLLLPGALIVLAGGVASLCRRRLELLPAVVWIVVGYLVLSALPHKESRYILPLLPALALVVAHGACAMPWRPLRWLLAGLLIIGGGWQVLQLSFVRPMLVTESAGLVPVADLSCLGTAKRAADWIESSVPLGQRGALVVMHPLSRDDVFLGQHALSYWLRRGVEQRDWVLAPWDSNRYPDLVCGIGEIELLLVPLHLRGLQQWERESLARDLRIAFPDFTAIDESDPALIKIIEQQFRPLARLEVPCGVDQDERRAGFVLYGRSSPPSSSPEGCP